A single window of Archangium gephyra DNA harbors:
- a CDS encoding S1 family peptidase produces the protein MNRFSLGLPALFALLSCAAAPTPPPSETAGIGGAGSSPVVMQQVGALTPRLTRKEQVKRILPHNVRLSILEDGKARRTASGVVIGSEQTPEGLVSYVITNAHAVEMDDLKDPRLVAIVDDRANSTEYKAHVVATGVVPDMDLALLKVPGLSQRPARLAADAELELGDDVVVAASPFGRALSLSGGMVSQVEWDKESKTPRMVKTDAAIGYGASGGGIFSLESGKLLAIVEGYRTAKVGFAVAEQNFSFDVPMPGETFAAPSSKVRLFLQQKGFGRLLAEGAPGSGTGTGGSQTASR, from the coding sequence ATGAACCGTTTCTCCCTGGGCCTGCCCGCCCTCTTCGCCCTGCTCTCCTGCGCCGCCGCTCCGACTCCGCCGCCCTCCGAGACGGCGGGGATCGGTGGGGCGGGCAGCTCGCCAGTGGTGATGCAGCAGGTGGGCGCCTTGACTCCCCGGCTCACGCGCAAGGAGCAGGTGAAGCGGATCCTCCCCCACAACGTCCGGCTCTCCATCCTCGAGGACGGCAAGGCCCGGCGCACCGCCTCGGGCGTGGTCATCGGCAGCGAGCAGACGCCCGAGGGGCTCGTCAGCTACGTCATCACCAACGCGCACGCGGTGGAGATGGACGACCTGAAGGACCCGCGCCTCGTGGCCATCGTGGACGATCGCGCCAACTCCACCGAGTACAAGGCGCACGTGGTGGCCACGGGCGTGGTGCCGGACATGGACCTGGCGCTGCTCAAGGTGCCGGGCCTGTCGCAGCGGCCGGCGCGGCTCGCCGCGGACGCGGAGCTGGAGCTGGGCGATGACGTGGTGGTGGCCGCCTCGCCCTTCGGCCGGGCCCTGTCGCTCTCCGGCGGCATGGTGTCCCAGGTGGAGTGGGACAAGGAGAGCAAGACGCCGCGCATGGTGAAGACGGACGCGGCCATCGGCTACGGCGCCTCCGGTGGTGGCATCTTCAGCCTCGAGTCCGGCAAGCTGCTCGCCATCGTCGAGGGCTACCGCACCGCCAAGGTGGGCTTCGCCGTGGCCGAGCAGAACTTCAGCTTCGACGTGCCCATGCCCGGCGAGACCTTCGCCGCTCCCAGCTCCAAGGTGCGCCTCTTCCTCCAGCAGAAGGGCTTTGGCCGGCTGCTCGCCGAGGGCGCGCCGGGCTCGGGGACGGGCACGGGCGGCTCGCAGACCGCCAGCCGCTGA
- a CDS encoding PrkA family serine protein kinase: MEAKRYLQEVGAQVSDDFVKNRSILSFEEYVTLFMSDPRGQSRNAAQYLRDVMDHYGTETVPHPTGKIRRFKVFDVPASDRDGRVGVAGQEEVQNAIYRLLGNFTRAGRINKLIMLHGPNGSAKSTLVNALKAGMEDYSRQPQGALYRISWIFPSEKLVKGSIGFGGERAAATAAAAAAAGGDLSTYAHLDAESIDVRIPCELRDHPLFVVPPSERQRLLEGALKKKGLVNGDGQGDNDFVLSDYMVHGELCHKCRSIYTALLANYKGDYLQVLRHVRVERFYISRRYQVGTVTVEPQMSVDAMYQQVTADRTQLNVPPALHNVALFEPHGPLVHANRGLIEYSDLLKRPLEAFKYLLGFSETSQVPLEHFVLQLDEVLIASSNEKHLGAFKELPDFASFKGRIELVRVPYLRRFKQEQQVYDAQITPTTVGKHVAPHATEVAAMWAVLTRLKKPIPDRYPPEVKELVDQVTPVEKMHLYEEGVVPDRLSLSHGKELRKLRTDMYEESDAYPNYEGRSGGSAREIKTALFNAAQNPDYKCLNALAVIEELEAICKDKSVYEFLLQEVVDGYHDHEEFVRAVEAEYLDRVDEEVRESMGLVSEGQYRELVERYVYNVSHWVKGEKVRNRHTGAMERPDEQRMAELEAIVMPRGEDPGEFRRGLISQIGAHKLDNPDADMDYPRIFPDMFRHLRDHYFEERKRVLRRNKENVLKYLSEERGSLSSREQTQVESTLKTMHERYGYCEHCAKDAILFLMKKRYG, from the coding sequence GTGGAAGCCAAGCGATACCTGCAGGAAGTGGGCGCCCAGGTGTCCGACGACTTCGTCAAGAATCGCTCCATCCTGTCCTTCGAGGAGTACGTCACGCTCTTCATGAGCGACCCACGGGGACAGTCGCGCAACGCCGCCCAGTACCTGCGCGACGTGATGGACCATTACGGCACGGAGACGGTGCCGCACCCCACGGGGAAGATCCGCCGCTTCAAGGTCTTCGACGTCCCCGCCAGCGACCGGGATGGCCGGGTCGGTGTCGCCGGCCAGGAGGAGGTGCAGAACGCCATCTACCGGCTGCTCGGCAACTTCACGCGCGCCGGCCGCATCAACAAGCTCATCATGCTGCACGGCCCCAACGGCAGCGCGAAGTCCACGCTCGTCAACGCGCTCAAGGCCGGCATGGAGGACTACTCGCGCCAGCCGCAGGGGGCCCTCTACCGCATCAGCTGGATCTTCCCCTCGGAGAAGCTCGTCAAGGGCTCCATCGGCTTCGGCGGTGAGCGCGCGGCGGCCACGGCGGCGGCGGCGGCGGCCGCGGGTGGGGACCTGTCCACCTACGCGCATCTGGACGCCGAGTCCATCGACGTGCGCATCCCGTGCGAGCTGCGTGACCACCCGCTCTTCGTCGTCCCGCCCTCCGAGCGCCAGCGTCTGCTCGAGGGCGCGCTGAAGAAGAAGGGCCTGGTCAATGGGGACGGGCAGGGTGACAACGACTTCGTGCTCTCCGACTACATGGTGCACGGGGAGCTGTGCCACAAGTGCCGCAGCATCTACACGGCGCTGCTGGCCAACTACAAGGGCGACTATCTCCAGGTGCTGCGCCACGTGCGCGTCGAGCGCTTCTACATCTCGCGCCGCTACCAGGTGGGCACGGTGACGGTGGAGCCGCAGATGAGCGTGGACGCCATGTACCAGCAGGTGACGGCGGACCGCACCCAGCTCAACGTCCCGCCCGCGCTCCACAACGTGGCCCTCTTCGAGCCCCATGGCCCGCTGGTGCACGCCAACCGCGGCCTCATCGAGTACTCGGATCTGCTCAAGCGTCCGCTGGAGGCCTTCAAGTACCTGCTGGGCTTCAGCGAGACGTCCCAGGTGCCCCTGGAGCACTTCGTGCTGCAGCTCGACGAGGTGCTGATCGCCTCGTCCAACGAGAAGCACCTGGGCGCCTTCAAGGAGCTGCCGGACTTCGCCTCCTTCAAGGGCCGCATCGAGCTGGTGCGCGTGCCCTACCTGCGCCGCTTCAAGCAGGAGCAGCAGGTCTACGACGCTCAAATCACCCCCACCACCGTGGGCAAGCACGTGGCCCCGCACGCCACCGAGGTGGCCGCCATGTGGGCCGTGCTCACGCGCCTCAAGAAGCCCATCCCGGATCGCTACCCGCCCGAGGTGAAGGAGCTGGTGGATCAGGTGACGCCGGTGGAGAAGATGCACCTGTACGAGGAGGGCGTGGTGCCGGACCGGCTCAGCCTCTCGCACGGCAAGGAGCTGCGGAAGCTGCGCACGGACATGTACGAGGAGTCCGACGCCTACCCCAACTACGAGGGCCGCAGCGGCGGCAGTGCCCGGGAGATCAAGACGGCGCTCTTCAACGCCGCGCAGAACCCCGACTACAAGTGCCTCAACGCCCTGGCGGTGATCGAGGAGCTCGAGGCCATCTGCAAGGACAAGAGCGTCTACGAGTTCCTCCTGCAGGAGGTGGTGGACGGCTACCACGACCACGAGGAGTTCGTGCGCGCGGTGGAGGCCGAGTACCTCGACCGGGTGGACGAGGAGGTGCGCGAGTCCATGGGGCTCGTCTCCGAGGGCCAGTACCGCGAGCTGGTGGAGCGCTACGTCTACAACGTGAGCCACTGGGTGAAGGGCGAGAAGGTCCGCAACCGGCACACCGGCGCCATGGAGCGCCCGGACGAGCAGCGCATGGCGGAGCTGGAGGCCATCGTCATGCCGCGGGGCGAGGATCCGGGCGAGTTCCGCCGCGGGCTCATCTCGCAGATCGGCGCGCACAAGCTGGACAACCCGGACGCGGACATGGACTACCCGCGCATCTTCCCGGACATGTTCCGCCACCTGCGCGACCACTACTTCGAGGAGCGCAAGCGCGTGCTGCGCCGCAACAAGGAGAACGTCCTCAAGTACCTCTCCGAGGAGCGTGGCTCGCTGTCCTCGCGCGAGCAGACCCAGGTGGAGAGCACCCTCAAGACGATGCACGAGCGCTACGGCTACTGCGAGCACTGCGCCAAGGACGCCATCCTCTTCCTCATGAAGAAGCGCTACGGCTGA
- a CDS encoding Ig-like domain-containing protein → MRGGSCAPRPECTRATDCAEGFACTEGRCQCGSDAACAANQSCRDGRCVTAAACTSAADCPAGQRCEVVQGVCQVPCAQATDCAPGVDPRVASLLYVCRAGDCLRQCLNDQLCGAGFVCEAGTCARAGCATQADCPSGQYCTSATAGRCLEYQACGSTAECGPNTECRAFTTATCPPGFDCATKICQELPRCLLDTDCSGAAYCRDSHCQPGAVCTDSSPCAPGFTCVASRCVPGGCRGHADCASGEACTDGACRPAPPVANIVSIALSPRVLTLVVGDTAQLSLVAFTLDGASFPLSEGSFSPLDASGAVTVSSSGLVTAVSAGTVRVQARPVGSVVTPQEATLTVLPTLESGRRLIVVDAASRRPLAGVEVLGCDAPPASGPCPTPVTVTTDAFGVALFPGFTGTTASFSAASSEPRADGRPRYDRVSVVATPARDVLLPLGENPVHGAAGFNAGISFNEVHSSGELSLGVSVLSAGDPTAVDLSNLFGETFLVPIPGLTQRIPVPGSVVAYASLGLAGNTELKARSYGLGQAGRRTAVAFAGKLPLARATNLRTTDLLAYTGALDYALQAFTPITHLPYVPDETDLDGDGLCSDTTRCTGSEDLPAYSRFTGLTHRPRREQLRRTEVVIPHLPSGFDTAVVAAVELSSEAGLMPVGLASQTAGAAQPDGTRPVQPVLLRSGAPYGGAEAGTPGVWVFAASATSGASISGSIVRAASLPTRVSMPTFLPVPTAAYTPASRALTPSATSWNALAGAGAGLARVTLTGAQGRHVVFFALVAGGGALQVPDSPAGASADPAGETGVSLEVAALRLSPGVSAEGLLDAPGVNLLQFPVVLDAYSRSRPP, encoded by the coding sequence GTGCGCGGGGGCTCGTGCGCTCCCCGACCCGAGTGCACCCGGGCCACGGACTGCGCCGAGGGCTTCGCCTGCACGGAAGGCCGCTGCCAGTGCGGCTCGGACGCGGCCTGTGCCGCCAACCAGTCCTGCCGCGATGGCCGGTGCGTGACGGCCGCCGCGTGTACCTCGGCGGCCGACTGCCCGGCCGGACAGCGCTGCGAGGTGGTCCAGGGCGTGTGTCAGGTCCCCTGTGCCCAGGCCACGGACTGTGCTCCCGGAGTGGATCCACGCGTGGCCTCGCTGCTCTACGTCTGCCGGGCGGGCGACTGTCTGCGCCAATGCCTGAATGATCAGCTCTGCGGCGCGGGCTTCGTCTGCGAGGCCGGGACGTGCGCCCGTGCCGGGTGCGCCACGCAGGCGGATTGCCCCTCGGGCCAGTACTGCACCAGCGCCACCGCGGGCCGCTGCCTCGAGTACCAGGCCTGCGGCTCCACCGCGGAATGTGGCCCCAACACCGAGTGCCGGGCCTTCACCACGGCCACCTGCCCTCCGGGCTTCGACTGCGCGACGAAGATCTGCCAGGAGTTGCCGCGCTGCTTGCTGGACACCGACTGCTCCGGCGCCGCGTACTGCCGGGACTCGCACTGTCAGCCGGGCGCCGTGTGCACGGACAGCAGCCCGTGCGCCCCGGGCTTCACCTGTGTGGCGAGCCGGTGCGTGCCGGGCGGCTGCCGGGGACATGCCGACTGTGCCTCGGGCGAGGCCTGCACGGATGGCGCCTGCCGCCCCGCGCCCCCGGTGGCCAACATCGTCTCCATCGCCCTGAGCCCCCGGGTGCTCACGCTCGTGGTGGGTGATACCGCGCAGCTCTCGCTGGTGGCCTTCACGCTGGACGGTGCCAGCTTCCCCCTCTCGGAGGGCAGCTTCTCGCCACTGGACGCGAGTGGAGCGGTGACGGTGTCATCCTCGGGCCTGGTGACGGCCGTGTCCGCCGGAACGGTGCGCGTGCAGGCACGGCCCGTGGGCTCGGTGGTGACTCCCCAGGAGGCCACCCTCACAGTGCTGCCCACCCTGGAGAGCGGCCGGCGGCTCATCGTGGTGGATGCGGCCTCCCGGCGCCCGCTCGCCGGAGTGGAGGTGCTCGGCTGTGACGCGCCTCCCGCCTCCGGCCCCTGCCCCACCCCCGTCACGGTGACGACGGATGCGTTCGGCGTGGCCCTCTTCCCCGGCTTCACCGGCACCACCGCCAGCTTCTCCGCCGCCTCGAGCGAGCCGCGAGCGGACGGGCGCCCCCGGTACGATCGGGTCTCGGTGGTCGCCACGCCCGCGCGCGACGTGCTGCTGCCGCTCGGGGAGAACCCCGTCCACGGCGCCGCCGGCTTCAACGCGGGCATCAGCTTCAACGAGGTGCATTCCTCCGGCGAGCTCTCGCTCGGTGTCTCGGTGCTCTCCGCTGGAGATCCAACGGCGGTGGACCTCTCCAACCTCTTCGGGGAGACCTTCCTCGTTCCCATTCCCGGCCTCACCCAGCGCATCCCCGTTCCCGGCAGCGTGGTGGCGTACGCGTCCCTCGGGCTGGCGGGGAACACGGAGCTCAAGGCGCGCTCATATGGACTGGGACAGGCCGGGCGCCGCACCGCGGTGGCCTTCGCCGGCAAGCTGCCGCTCGCCCGGGCCACGAACCTCCGCACCACGGACCTGCTCGCCTACACCGGCGCGCTGGACTACGCCCTCCAGGCCTTCACCCCCATCACCCACCTGCCCTACGTGCCGGACGAGACGGACCTCGATGGGGATGGCCTGTGCTCGGACACCACGCGCTGCACGGGCAGCGAGGATCTCCCGGCCTACAGCCGCTTCACCGGCCTCACCCACCGCCCCCGCCGCGAGCAGCTCCGCCGCACGGAGGTGGTGATCCCCCATCTGCCCTCCGGGTTCGACACGGCCGTGGTCGCCGCCGTGGAGCTGTCGTCCGAGGCGGGACTCATGCCCGTGGGGCTCGCCTCGCAGACGGCCGGAGCGGCCCAGCCGGATGGGACCCGGCCCGTTCAACCGGTGCTGCTGCGCAGTGGTGCCCCATACGGAGGGGCGGAGGCGGGCACACCCGGAGTATGGGTGTTCGCGGCTTCCGCCACCTCGGGGGCCTCGATCAGCGGGAGCATCGTCCGCGCGGCGTCGCTCCCCACCCGCGTCTCCATGCCCACCTTCCTGCCCGTGCCCACCGCCGCCTACACACCCGCGAGCCGCGCCCTCACCCCCTCCGCGACGAGCTGGAATGCCCTGGCCGGAGCGGGTGCGGGGCTCGCCCGGGTGACGCTCACCGGCGCCCAGGGGCGGCACGTGGTGTTCTTCGCGCTGGTCGCGGGCGGAGGGGCCCTTCAGGTACCGGACTCGCCCGCCGGGGCCAGCGCGGATCCCGCGGGAGAGACCGGGGTGTCGCTGGAGGTGGCGGCACTGCGGCTGTCCCCGGGAGTGTCCGCCGAGGGCCTCCTGGATGCGCCCGGGGTGAACCTGCTCCAGTTCCCCGTCGTGCTGGACGCCTACTCCCGCTCGCGACCCCCGTGA
- a CDS encoding Hsp70 family protein, with protein MHKDPIIGIDLGTTNSCAAIVEDGGNVKLIPYKGGEYTIPSIFAIDDKGNELIGYEAKRQWQLNPKNTIYGSKRLVGRNYKSDIVDAMKKVVAYSVRPGKRNDVVLDVGKKEFSLQEISAKILNKIRDVAANYLKTPIKRAVVTVPAYFNDRQRQTVKEAGKLIDLEVVRIINEPTAAALAYGAGKAVNKKVLVYDLGGGTFDVSIIEIRDRVFEVKATGGDVFLGGIDFDNAIIHHVLTDFASKTGIDLATDPVAMQRIKDLAERTKIDLSARDDVQFNIPFITMTAQGQPLNIEMKFTRKLLEKLTNHLVDRTLQMVARVLVDSGLSTKDIDEVLLVGGQTRMPVVQDRLTKFFGKTPSKGVHPDEAVAVGAALYAKSLEDNSSMKLQLLDVIPMAIGLERAGGAFHTVFPRNAPIPNAKQVVATTSMDNQTELAMRIFQGDHEMVAKNDMLGEFTFSGIRPARAGTVQVEITFDVNVEGILTMRARDPATGREMKTTVRVS; from the coding sequence ATGCACAAGGATCCCATCATCGGCATCGACCTCGGCACGACCAACTCGTGCGCCGCGATCGTCGAGGACGGTGGGAACGTGAAGCTCATCCCCTACAAGGGCGGCGAGTACACCATCCCCTCCATCTTCGCGATCGACGACAAGGGCAACGAGTTGATCGGCTACGAGGCCAAGCGCCAGTGGCAGCTCAATCCGAAGAACACCATCTACGGCTCCAAGCGCCTGGTCGGCCGCAACTACAAGAGCGACATCGTCGACGCCATGAAGAAGGTCGTGGCGTACTCGGTGCGCCCCGGCAAGAGGAACGACGTCGTCCTGGACGTGGGCAAGAAGGAGTTCTCCCTCCAGGAGATCAGCGCCAAGATCCTCAACAAGATCCGCGACGTCGCCGCCAACTACCTCAAGACGCCCATCAAGCGCGCCGTGGTGACGGTGCCGGCCTACTTCAACGACCGGCAGCGCCAGACGGTGAAGGAGGCGGGCAAGCTCATCGACCTCGAAGTGGTCCGCATCATCAACGAGCCCACCGCCGCGGCCCTGGCCTACGGGGCCGGCAAGGCCGTGAACAAGAAGGTGCTCGTCTATGACCTGGGCGGCGGCACCTTCGACGTGTCCATCATCGAGATCCGTGACCGCGTCTTCGAGGTGAAGGCCACCGGCGGTGATGTGTTCCTGGGCGGCATCGACTTCGACAACGCCATCATCCACCACGTCCTGACGGACTTCGCGTCGAAGACGGGGATCGACCTGGCCACGGATCCGGTGGCCATGCAGCGCATCAAGGATCTGGCCGAGCGCACGAAGATCGATCTGTCCGCGCGCGACGACGTGCAGTTCAACATCCCCTTCATCACGATGACGGCGCAGGGCCAGCCGTTGAACATCGAGATGAAGTTCACGCGCAAGCTGCTGGAGAAGCTGACGAACCACCTGGTGGATCGCACGCTCCAGATGGTGGCGCGGGTGCTGGTGGACTCGGGGCTGAGCACCAAGGACATCGACGAGGTGCTGCTGGTGGGTGGGCAGACGCGCATGCCCGTCGTGCAGGACCGGTTGACGAAGTTCTTCGGCAAGACGCCGAGCAAGGGCGTCCACCCGGACGAGGCCGTGGCCGTGGGCGCGGCGCTGTACGCCAAGTCGCTGGAGGACAACTCGAGCATGAAGCTGCAGCTGCTCGATGTGATCCCGATGGCGATTGGCCTGGAGCGCGCGGGCGGGGCGTTCCACACGGTGTTCCCGCGCAATGCGCCGATTCCGAACGCCAAGCAGGTGGTGGCCACCACGAGCATGGACAACCAGACCGAGCTGGCCATGCGCATCTTCCAGGGCGACCACGAGATGGTCGCCAAGAACGACATGCTGGGCGAGTTCACCTTCTCGGGGATCCGCCCGGCCCGGGCGGGCACGGTGCAGGTGGAGATCACCTTCGACGTGAACGTGGAAGGCATCCTCACCATGCGCGCGAGGGACCCGGCCACCGGCCGCGAGATGAAGACCACGGTGCGGGTGAGTTGA
- a CDS encoding endonuclease domain-containing protein produces MLALCRRLRADITDAESLLWRLLRARRLVGVKFRRQHQFGPYILDFYSHEVKLVLELDGDGHAQPEQQARDAERTAFLEAHGLTVLRFSNRDVLQETEAVLTRIWNQMSTHPHPVPLPGGEGK; encoded by the coding sequence TTGCTCGCGCTGTGCCGGCGGCTCCGAGCGGACATCACGGATGCCGAGTCCCTGCTGTGGAGACTGCTGCGGGCCCGTCGGCTGGTGGGGGTGAAGTTCCGGCGTCAGCACCAGTTCGGTCCGTACATCCTCGACTTCTACTCGCACGAGGTGAAGCTGGTGCTCGAGCTGGACGGGGACGGTCACGCGCAGCCGGAACAGCAGGCCCGGGACGCGGAGCGCACGGCGTTCCTGGAGGCCCACGGGCTCACGGTACTGCGGTTCTCGAATCGGGACGTGCTGCAGGAGACGGAGGCCGTGCTCACACGGATCTGGAACCAGATGAGCACGCACCCTCACCCCGTCCCTCTCCCGGGGGGAGAGGGGAAGTAG
- the clpX gene encoding ATP-dependent Clp protease ATP-binding subunit ClpX — translation MKKEHHVNLSCSFCGKSQREVRKLIAGPTVYICDECIKLCNDIIADENEREEGKPQVSLPTPMEIKAFLDDYVIGQDQAKKVLSVAVYNHYKRIYQKKPTARPRPGMKPSGSEDVELSKSNILLVGPTGSGKTLLAQSLARFLNVPFTIADATSLTEAGYVGEDVENIIQNLLHNADYDVEKAARGIVYIDEIDKIARKGDTPSATRDVGGEGVQQALLKIIEGTRANVTPRGGKKYNQQEYVQVDTTNILFICGGAFHGIDGVIKRRVGEKGLGFGAKITHREERSVGELLAMVEPEDLMKFGMIPEFIGRLPVVATLNDLKEEDLITILTQPKNALIKQYQKLFEMEKVKLTFTKEALKAIAKEAMRRNSGARGLRAILEDAMLDIMYDVPYRDGVKECKITETVVTKHEPPQLVMEKEKKSA, via the coding sequence GTGAAGAAGGAGCACCACGTCAACCTGTCCTGCTCGTTCTGTGGCAAGTCCCAGCGCGAGGTCCGCAAACTCATCGCGGGCCCGACGGTCTACATCTGCGACGAGTGCATCAAGCTCTGTAACGACATCATCGCGGATGAGAACGAGCGCGAGGAGGGCAAGCCGCAGGTCAGCTTGCCGACGCCCATGGAGATCAAGGCGTTCCTCGACGATTACGTCATCGGACAAGACCAGGCGAAGAAGGTCCTCTCCGTTGCCGTCTACAACCATTACAAGCGCATCTACCAGAAGAAGCCGACGGCACGGCCTCGTCCGGGGATGAAGCCCTCGGGATCGGAGGATGTGGAGCTCAGCAAGAGCAACATCCTGCTGGTGGGCCCCACGGGCAGCGGCAAGACGCTGCTGGCGCAGTCGCTGGCGCGCTTCCTCAACGTGCCCTTCACCATCGCGGACGCCACCAGCCTCACCGAGGCCGGCTACGTGGGTGAGGACGTCGAGAACATCATCCAGAACCTGCTCCACAACGCGGATTACGACGTGGAGAAGGCGGCGCGCGGCATCGTCTACATCGACGAGATCGACAAGATCGCGCGCAAGGGTGACACGCCGAGCGCCACGCGAGACGTGGGCGGCGAGGGCGTGCAGCAGGCGCTCTTGAAGATCATCGAGGGCACGCGGGCCAATGTGACGCCGCGGGGTGGGAAGAAGTACAACCAGCAGGAGTACGTGCAGGTTGATACGACGAACATCCTGTTCATCTGCGGCGGCGCGTTCCACGGCATCGATGGAGTGATCAAGCGCCGGGTGGGCGAGAAGGGCCTGGGGTTCGGGGCGAAGATCACCCACCGGGAAGAGCGCAGCGTGGGCGAGCTGCTGGCGATGGTCGAGCCGGAGGACTTGATGAAGTTCGGGATGATTCCCGAGTTCATCGGCCGTCTGCCGGTGGTGGCGACGCTGAACGACCTGAAGGAAGAGGATCTGATCACGATCCTCACCCAGCCGAAGAACGCGCTGATCAAGCAGTACCAGAAGCTCTTCGAGATGGAGAAGGTGAAGCTGACCTTCACGAAGGAGGCGCTGAAGGCGATCGCCAAGGAGGCGATGCGGCGCAACTCCGGAGCGCGTGGCCTGCGCGCCATCCTCGAGGACGCGATGCTGGACATCATGTACGACGTCCCGTACCGGGATGGGGTGAAGGAGTGCAAGATCACCGAGACGGTGGTGACCAAGCACGAGCCGCCCCAGCTGGTGATGGAGAAGGAGAAGAAGTCGGCGTAG
- a CDS encoding AgmX/PglI C-terminal domain-containing protein — protein sequence MSAAQDLHDPEREQLDSQWLYRQGDLVLGPLTGHQLVEKLYAGVLTGKTEVSATGPSGFRKLEELDAFKLHVSKAAAKARVEAEARALRSRRMRQRLFAAGVAAVVLGGLGAGAWQIARYSAVYLPGVERDELSIAVSTPVITVAKRSTPEELFEYPGEPKQQTAERPPGKPTETAPDKPESKPDTRPDSKPEKLASAAVSKPDRRPTGGRPSGKVTTDPDGMSTEVNYDQAAINRVVKQSQSTLYRCFKEEAERRPGFAAKVPLEFTIGNDGRVAQLWVDHPQLKKGPLFDCLLGEMKKWPFKPYTGERATVNLAFTIGKK from the coding sequence ATGTCGGCCGCACAAGACCTCCATGATCCCGAACGGGAACAGCTCGATTCCCAATGGCTCTACCGCCAGGGGGACCTCGTCCTCGGTCCCCTGACTGGCCACCAATTGGTGGAGAAGCTGTACGCGGGAGTGCTGACCGGGAAGACGGAGGTGTCCGCCACCGGCCCGAGCGGCTTCCGCAAGCTCGAGGAGCTGGACGCCTTCAAGTTGCACGTGTCCAAGGCGGCGGCGAAGGCGCGGGTGGAGGCGGAGGCCCGGGCGCTGCGCTCGCGGCGGATGCGCCAGCGGCTGTTCGCGGCCGGGGTGGCGGCGGTGGTGCTTGGCGGGCTGGGGGCGGGGGCGTGGCAGATCGCCCGCTACTCGGCGGTGTACCTGCCGGGGGTCGAGCGGGACGAGCTCTCCATCGCGGTGTCCACGCCGGTCATCACCGTGGCGAAGCGCTCCACGCCCGAGGAGCTGTTCGAGTACCCCGGCGAGCCCAAGCAGCAGACGGCGGAGCGGCCTCCCGGCAAGCCCACCGAGACGGCGCCGGACAAGCCGGAGAGCAAGCCGGACACCAGGCCAGACTCCAAGCCGGAGAAGCTGGCCTCGGCGGCGGTGTCGAAGCCGGATCGCCGTCCCACGGGGGGGCGGCCGTCGGGCAAGGTGACGACGGATCCGGATGGCATGTCCACGGAGGTCAACTACGACCAGGCGGCCATCAACCGGGTGGTGAAGCAGAGCCAGAGCACGCTCTACCGGTGCTTCAAGGAGGAGGCCGAGCGCCGTCCGGGCTTCGCGGCCAAGGTGCCGCTCGAGTTCACCATCGGCAACGATGGCCGGGTGGCGCAGCTGTGGGTGGACCACCCGCAGCTGAAGAAGGGCCCGCTCTTCGACTGCCTGCTGGGCGAGATGAAGAAGTGGCCCTTCAAGCCCTACACGGGGGAGCGCGCGACGGTGAACCTGGCGTTCACCATCGGTAAGAAGTGA